One Solanum stenotomum isolate F172 unplaced genomic scaffold, ASM1918654v1 scaffold18681, whole genome shotgun sequence genomic window carries:
- the LOC125850699 gene encoding uncharacterized protein LOC125850699, with translation MSKSQRNEDGGQEREEEVRRDTAKKRDKSRVRKSFSNPPVCGRSLGEEGEVSKTSQLDEKIIKVKAGLSALNRRLVVFENNFSSLETVALEGLDEVKSNLEELEEVDETSSVGVVGPVTVRETHIEAPKPKEFHGERNAQDVENFLWQMDAYFKHVCMTSEAAKIRTTAMYMGDTAMLWWRRKKTDMEKRVCTIDDWEQFKGEIKRQFYPQNIVYEARRRLRELKQTFSIRDYSPKLGQTRTSRRQVHDVDEAKGMDNQSKNVPPMVDNNRNKNTLVPNRRSDVRGNNHNQPSNFCKSYEDRKKGIPHREGCYICGETTHAARYCPSLSKLSAMVAGQKQQEQAAAQIGGLSGEQTGLTGGEDRVKNVVVGMFNHMTLFNHMTLAALAAQPASVRPRESLFVNAKLNGKDVRIIVDTGATHNFVTKERAKELCLNYVTSDTMLKTVNALPTTVHGFAPKVPINLGGWKGLTNFTIAPMDVFDIILGLDFWYEVNSFISPCLNQLHISDAGGSCVVPLIRVPQNGMHLSAMQIVKGFKRREPTFLPALVGDSIEAIALPPCIEQVLFDNKDLMLEELPKWLPPRREVDHQIELVLRAKPPAMTPYRMAPPKLEELRKQLKELLDAGHIRPSKALFGAPVLFQKKKEGTLWLCIDYRALNKVTVKNKYPIPLIADLFDRLGQAKVFTKMDLRKDYYQFLVIYLDDIVVYSNNMEEHVEHLCKVFKVLSDNDLCVKQEKCSFTQPTVQFLGHTISHGEIRMDNDKVEAIWDWEAPTKVPELRSFLGLANYYRHFIFGYSDIATPLTDLLKKSREWDWTDLCQDAFEKLKAAIINEQAFGAARFH, from the exons ATGTCGAAGTCTCAACGCAACGAAGATGGTGGTCAGGAGAGGGAGGAGGAAGTTCGGAGAGACACTGCCAAGAAACGTGATAAAAGTAGAGTAAGGAAATCTTTTTCTAACCCACCTGTTTGTGGCAGAAGCCTTGGGGAAGAAGGAGAAGTTTCCAAAACCAGCCAACTCGACGAGAAGATCATCAAAGTTAAGGCTGGTTTGTCGGCCTTGAATAGGAGACTTGtggtttttgaaaataattttagttctCTTGAAACGGTTGCTCTTGAGGGCCTTGATGAGGTGAAGAGTAACCTTGAAGAGCTTGAAGAG GTTGATGAGACTTCCAGTGTGGGAGTTGTTGGTCCCGTTACAGTTCGTGAGACACATATCGAAGCTCCTAAGCCAAAGGAGTTTCATGGTGAAAGGAATGCCCAAGATGTTGAGAATTTCTTGTGGCAAATGGATGCTTATTTCAAGCATGTTTGCATGACTAGTGAGGCCGCCAAGATCCGAACAACGGCTATGTATATGGGTGACACCGCTATGTTGTGGTGGCGGAGGAAAAAGACGGACATGGAGAAAAGAGTTTGCACCATCGATGATTGGGAGCAATTCAAAGGGGAGATAAAGCGACAATTTTACCCTCAAAACATTGTATATGAAGCTCGTAGGAGGTTGAGGGAATTGAAGCAGACATTCTCTATTCGTGACTAT TCTCCAAAATTGGGCCAAACAAGAACTTCAAGGCGACAAGTCCATGACGTTGATGAAGCGAAGGGGATGGACAATCAGAGCAAAAATGTTCCTCCCATGGTGGATAACAACCGGAACAAGAACACACTAGTTCCCAATCGACGCAGCGATGTGCGAGGTAACAATCATAATCAGCCTTCTAATTTCTGCAAAAGCTATGAGGATCGTAAGAAAGGCATTCCACATCGTGAGGGCTGTTATATTTGTGGTGAGACTACTCACGCTGCCCGTTATTGTCCGTCGTTGAGTAAGTTAAGTGCAATGGTTGCTGGCCAAAAGCAGCAAGAGCAGGCTGCTGCGCAGATCGGAGGACTATCCGGGGAGCAAACTGGGCTGACTGGTGGGGAGGATAGGGTAAAAAACGTTGTTGTTGGCATGTTTAATCATATGACGTTATTTAATCACATGACACTTGCTGCATTGGCTGCCCAGCCAGCTAGTGTAAGGCCGCGCGAATCACTGTTCGTCAATGCCAAGTTGAATGGAAAAGACGTTCGAATTATAGTGGACACTGGTGCAACACATAACTttgtaacaaaggaaagggccAAGGAACTTTGTTTAAATTATGTTACCAGTGATACGATGTTGAAAACCGTCAACGCTCTCCCCACTACTGTCCATGGTTTCGCTCCTAAAGTACCCATAAATTTAGGAGGGTGGAAGGGGTTGACGAACTTCACCATTGCGCCCATGGATGTGTTTGACATTATTTTGGGGCTGGACTTTTGGTATGAGGTTAACTCATTTATTTCACCGTGCCTCAACCAACTTCACATCAGCGATGCCGGAGGTTCTTGCGTGGTACCCCTTATTCGAGTACCGCAAAATGGGATGCACTTGTCCGCCATGCAGATTGTTAAGGGCTTTAAGAGAAGGGAACCAACCTTTCTTCCTGCCCTTGTTGGAGACTCGATTGAGGCAATAGCTTTGCCTCCTTGTATTGAGCAGGTCCTTTTTGATAACAAAGACTTGATGCTAGAAGAACTTCCCAAATGGTTGCCACCACGAAGGGAAGTTGATCACCAAATTGAGTTGGTTCTCAGGGCAAAGCCACCTGCCATGACGCCTTATCGTATGGCGCCCCCAAAATTGGAAGAACTTAGAAAGCAACTCAAGGAGCTGCTGGACGCGGGACATATTAGGCCTTCTAAGGCGCTTTTTGGTGCACCTGTTTTGTTCCAAAAGAAGAAGGAAGggacattgtggttgtgtattgattaccgagcCCTCAACAAGGTCACGgtaaagaacaaatatcccaTTCCTTTGATCGCCGATTTATTTGATCGTTTGGGGCAGGCCAAGGTGTTCACAAAGATGGACTTGAGGAAGGATTATTACCAA tttttagttatttatttggaCGACATTGTCGTTTATAGCAACAACATGGAGGAGCATGTTGAGCACTTGTGCAAAGTGTTCAAGGTCTTGAGTGATAACGATTTGTGTGTGAAGCAGGAGAAATGCAGCTTCACACAACCCACTGTCCAATTCCTTGGGCACACTATTAGCCATGGGGAAATAAGGATGGACAACGATAAGGTGGAGGCAATTTGGGATTGGGAGGCTCCAACGAAGGTGCCAGAATTGCGGTCCTTTCTTGGCCTCGCTAATTACTATCGGCACTTCATATTTGGCTATTCTGATATTGCTACTCCACTCACCGACTTGCTGAAAAAGAGTCGTGAGTGGGACTGGACTGATTTGTGTCAAGATGCCTTCGAAAAGCTCAAGGCAGCCATTATCAATGAGCAGGCTTTTGGCGCTGCCAGATTTCACTAA